Proteins from one Lacrimispora sphenoides genomic window:
- a CDS encoding PucR family transcriptional regulator: MTIGRLLEEPIFQNLKVLNKKADLSREIFTVESTETPDVASYLPENTLLITTGMAFKENQSGLCEFILSLNRLPCAGLAIKLGRFIDHLEPEVIDLADQLEFPLIQIPYHMTLGEVFQQLLAYIWDNQNAELTFVLNTQKKFSALLLQGACMSVMMNNLGLVIKKPAALLNPFGEVEAATHTCQKDYLKAAQNLFYDLSLYERRTDSFENFVYVSKIKEKVCIYPIQTVGKNPYYLYIYGGQEKEDTLSGMVIEQLVLVFGIFLYKNLYVRCNPLKQKEAILHILVNKYKKERWSSAQLYTVGEKYGLKPAAGYKIILATLEPFGGREFDFLNLSHREERYILIYDWLSRKLQEKFHGDIIIFPETLTYQYILLIQGNYRELEKILEEYHEALQHFLQVSVTFSFGNGVMELETIGNSYITALESYQYGEEKENIPYIKYFKSTDANELFKMVSSEQIKGYCLYHLKGLTNPEDEMTLELRRTLKTYLDCRCSVTETANHMFLHRNTIKYRIKKCEEILGREIVDANYCFQLQLSLVLLEQNE; this comes from the coding sequence ATGACCATAGGGAGATTACTGGAAGAACCAATATTTCAAAATCTAAAGGTGCTGAATAAAAAGGCTGATTTAAGCAGAGAGATTTTCACGGTTGAGTCCACGGAAACGCCGGATGTTGCGTCTTATTTGCCGGAGAATACGTTATTGATCACTACCGGGATGGCGTTTAAGGAAAACCAGTCTGGATTGTGTGAATTTATTCTAAGTCTTAACCGCCTGCCCTGTGCTGGGCTTGCTATTAAGCTGGGACGTTTTATCGATCATCTGGAGCCGGAGGTCATAGACCTTGCAGACCAGCTGGAATTTCCCCTGATTCAGATTCCTTATCACATGACATTGGGTGAAGTTTTTCAGCAATTATTGGCTTATATCTGGGATAATCAGAACGCAGAACTGACCTTTGTCTTAAACACGCAGAAGAAATTTTCTGCTTTGCTTCTTCAGGGTGCTTGCATGAGTGTCATGATGAACAATTTAGGGCTTGTCATTAAGAAGCCGGCCGCATTATTAAATCCCTTTGGTGAAGTTGAGGCTGCGACCCATACGTGTCAAAAGGATTATTTAAAGGCGGCACAAAACCTGTTCTATGATCTGTCACTTTATGAAAGAAGAACTGACAGTTTTGAGAATTTCGTTTATGTGTCAAAGATTAAGGAAAAGGTTTGCATCTATCCGATTCAGACGGTGGGAAAAAATCCTTATTATCTTTACATCTATGGCGGCCAGGAAAAGGAAGATACCTTGTCTGGCATGGTGATCGAACAGCTGGTACTGGTGTTTGGCATCTTTCTATATAAGAACCTGTATGTGAGATGCAATCCATTAAAGCAAAAAGAAGCGATTTTACATATCCTTGTCAATAAATATAAGAAAGAACGGTGGTCCTCTGCCCAGCTATACACGGTCGGGGAGAAGTATGGGCTAAAGCCGGCAGCCGGCTATAAGATAATCCTGGCGACCCTGGAGCCATTTGGAGGAAGAGAGTTTGATTTCCTAAACTTATCCCACAGGGAGGAACGGTACATCTTAATCTATGACTGGCTTAGCAGGAAGCTGCAGGAGAAATTCCATGGGGATATCATCATTTTTCCGGAGACCCTGACTTACCAGTATATTTTGCTGATACAGGGAAATTACAGGGAGCTGGAGAAGATTCTGGAGGAATACCACGAGGCTTTGCAGCATTTTTTACAGGTCTCTGTCACGTTTTCCTTTGGAAATGGTGTGATGGAGCTGGAAACCATCGGAAATTCCTATATTACGGCATTGGAAAGCTATCAGTATGGGGAAGAGAAGGAGAATATTCCCTATATTAAATATTTCAAGTCAACCGATGCCAATGAGCTGTTTAAAATGGTATCCAGTGAACAGATCAAAGGATACTGCTTATACCATTTAAAGGGCTTAACGAATCCTGAAGATGAGATGACATTGGAGCTTAGGAGGACACTTAAGACGTATCTGGATTGCAGATGCAGCGTCACGGAGACTGCCAATCATATGTTCCTTCACAGGAATACCATTAAATACCGGATTAAGAAGTGTGAAGAAATTCTCGGCAGGGAAATCGTTGATGCCAACTACTGCTTTCAATTGCAGTTAAGTCTGGTGTTATTAGAACAGAATGAATGA
- a CDS encoding PTS fructose transporter subunit IIB — MKILAITACTAGIAHTYIAKEKLENAAKELGDYIKVETQGSIGVEDELTPEDIRDADVILISADIRVNKDRFAGKPVVEIPISMVMKSPKGVISKIHEKLGK, encoded by the coding sequence ATGAAGATCTTAGCCATTACGGCATGTACGGCAGGAATCGCCCATACGTACATTGCCAAGGAAAAGCTGGAAAATGCAGCAAAGGAATTGGGAGACTATATCAAGGTAGAGACTCAGGGCTCCATTGGGGTGGAAGATGAGCTTACCCCTGAGGATATCCGTGATGCGGATGTGATTTTGATTTCCGCGGATATCCGGGTAAACAAAGACCGTTTTGCAGGAAAACCGGTCGTTGAGATTCCAATCAGCATGGTAATGAAATCTCCAAAAGGAGTAATTTCAAAGATTCACGAAAAATTGGGGAAGTAG
- a CDS encoding PTS fructose transporter subunit IIC, whose product MARQKLDIKKHVMTGISYMIPIVVCGGILCALAKGFGGYDIGNAVEAGATPFTNLNPFSWLGFWWGVNKLGSVAMDFAVAVMTAGVAYSIAGRPGIVPGIVIGYCSSQSKAGFLGGLLMAFIIGYFVNWMKTWKLPKWCVGLMPVMFIPVISTVVCGMIFLCVFSIPLSFIMNVFQQWIISLNGGAKAVIGGVIGACMGFDMGGPINKTASMAANALGTDGINGPMAAKIIGGMTPPIGIFIATLLRKNRFSKVELETAKTALPMGLCFITEGVLPFAAADPARVIPSSMIGSAVAGAIAVGMGCESVAGHGGIFVVPMMKNPMWFLIALVIGSLVTGVIYAVLKRPLDEQVEKEEEELDFDLDINIQ is encoded by the coding sequence ATGGCAAGGCAAAAACTTGATATTAAAAAACATGTTATGACTGGAATTTCTTATATGATTCCTATTGTTGTATGCGGGGGAATTCTTTGTGCACTGGCAAAAGGGTTTGGCGGATATGACATCGGCAATGCCGTAGAGGCAGGGGCAACACCGTTTACAAACTTAAATCCCTTTTCATGGTTAGGCTTTTGGTGGGGAGTGAATAAGTTAGGTTCCGTAGCAATGGATTTTGCGGTAGCGGTGATGACGGCCGGTGTGGCTTATTCGATAGCGGGGCGGCCTGGAATTGTGCCTGGTATTGTAATCGGCTACTGTTCGTCCCAATCCAAGGCAGGGTTCCTGGGAGGATTACTGATGGCCTTTATCATCGGTTACTTTGTAAACTGGATGAAGACCTGGAAGCTTCCAAAATGGTGCGTAGGGCTGATGCCGGTTATGTTCATACCGGTGATATCGACCGTGGTATGCGGCATGATTTTCCTCTGCGTGTTCTCAATTCCACTTTCCTTTATTATGAATGTGTTCCAGCAGTGGATCATCTCCTTAAACGGAGGAGCAAAGGCTGTAATCGGTGGAGTTATCGGCGCCTGTATGGGATTTGATATGGGCGGTCCCATTAACAAGACCGCTTCCATGGCTGCTAACGCTCTGGGAACAGATGGAATTAACGGTCCTATGGCGGCCAAGATCATCGGAGGTATGACCCCTCCTATCGGAATATTTATCGCAACCTTATTAAGGAAAAACAGGTTTTCAAAAGTGGAACTGGAAACTGCTAAAACGGCGCTTCCCATGGGTCTTTGCTTTATTACGGAAGGTGTTCTTCCCTTTGCGGCAGCGGATCCTGCAAGAGTAATCCCCAGCAGCATGATCGGTTCGGCTGTGGCCGGTGCCATTGCAGTAGGCATGGGCTGCGAGTCAGTAGCAGGTCATGGAGGTATATTCGTAGTTCCCATGATGAAGAATCCTATGTGGTTTTTAATTGCCCTGGTTATTGGGTCTTTGGTGACAGGAGTAATCTATGCAGTTCTTAAGCGTCCTTTAGACGAACAGGTGGAAAAGGAAGAGGAAGAACTTGACTTTGATTTGGATATTAATATCCAGTAA
- a CDS encoding class II fructose-bisphosphate aldolase translates to MLVSMKAILDDANKNYYGVMAMNSINIEMARAGIMAAEEEHSPIIMQFGPGQMKNHAHAEEMLPVIRELAARVHVPVALNLDHGSDFYTIADCINRGFTNVMYDGSSLPYEENVKRTAIITALAHGMGCSVEGELGHVGQADHEDDADTDLYTDPDLAMDFVEKTGIDALAVAIGTAHGAYPKGKIPKLDFERLHLLKETLNMPLVLHGGSGSGEENLRKAVAGGINKINVCTDAFEAGKKAMLMEIGQNPETDYMHLCMAAEAGIKQFVKDYMKVIGSSGRYIYGAAKQAGNE, encoded by the coding sequence ATGTTAGTATCAATGAAAGCCATCCTTGATGATGCAAATAAAAATTACTACGGTGTTATGGCGATGAACAGCATTAATATAGAGATGGCAAGGGCGGGAATTATGGCAGCAGAAGAGGAGCATTCTCCCATTATTATGCAGTTTGGACCTGGACAGATGAAAAATCATGCCCATGCGGAAGAAATGCTTCCGGTGATAAGGGAGCTGGCGGCAAGAGTCCATGTACCGGTTGCCCTAAACCTTGACCATGGTTCTGATTTTTACACCATTGCGGACTGCATCAACCGTGGATTTACCAATGTTATGTACGATGGTTCCTCCCTGCCTTATGAGGAGAATGTTAAACGCACGGCTATCATCACTGCTCTTGCTCATGGAATGGGCTGTTCCGTAGAAGGGGAACTGGGACATGTGGGCCAGGCGGATCATGAGGACGATGCGGATACGGATTTGTATACCGATCCTGACCTTGCAATGGATTTTGTAGAAAAGACAGGCATCGATGCTTTGGCTGTGGCAATTGGCACGGCTCATGGGGCTTATCCAAAAGGAAAGATACCGAAGCTGGACTTTGAACGGCTTCACCTGTTAAAAGAGACGTTGAACATGCCATTGGTACTTCACGGCGGTTCCGGTTCCGGAGAAGAAAATTTAAGAAAGGCAGTTGCCGGAGGCATTAATAAGATCAATGTATGCACGGATGCCTTTGAAGCAGGAAAAAAGGCCATGCTTATGGAAATTGGGCAGAATCCGGAGACCGATTATATGCATCTTTGCATGGCGGCGGAAGCAGGGATCAAACAGTTTGTAAAGGACTATATGAAGGTGATCGGTTCCAGCGGAAGATATATATATGGAGCAGCAAAGCAGGCAGGAAATGAGTAA
- a CDS encoding BglG family transcription antiterminator, translating to MKEDKIALYNNKILQCLINGETYTILQLADNVGLSEKTVRTRMKQLDEWLEAEGLGKIEKRQGTGIWLELDGRQRKILEGRLEQGEDPAGDLDNRNIQLIGKLLKMKPGEVVTLQQLADSLYLSPPTVSNLLKDIRSWFEERNIKITAVRNKGICLIGKEYSFRIAIKDYMLDMLPEIMEALFGTYAPGVDAARIRRMVVEAENAWRIELADHSFKMVWIMTCLSVSRKGLDDGLLSSNMHEENIQRYNEYSFAESIYQRIGREYQINLTEDDTVLLAVLLLSAKKLKTFTDVSDEDYAMQYDKNLEHFVKLVIETIGDLLEADISGDQMLYEGLLIHMRSAIFRMKYSTVAGDSISKYVKNEYKQTFLSAWSTSSLFEEYYDVQVTEDELAGIALYIQAAIIRRKKGRPLTALLVSQRGMAACQLSIEMIKYSIPEITDIQAVSRHDFKLSLHPETDIIINGSGLDLDDSRVVTVEDRISEKEIEIIRRKAAQVSRLRNKPDFQFNSLCHQLFEVDLILVRPQVRDKDQLITMMVKRLEEKGDVTQNYLESVFDRERATTTSIGRGIAIPHGNMAEVNEARIVVAILDKPVKWHEDMVDTIFLLATKMTSKFEIKRTKQFYKDFLLLTENDENMEAMKRLESSLEVYQYFIK from the coding sequence TTGAAGGAAGATAAGATCGCATTATATAACAATAAAATATTGCAGTGCCTGATAAACGGAGAAACTTACACCATACTGCAGCTTGCCGATAATGTGGGATTATCTGAAAAAACGGTGAGGACCCGTATGAAACAGCTTGATGAATGGCTGGAGGCGGAAGGGCTTGGCAAAATAGAAAAAAGGCAGGGAACCGGGATATGGCTGGAGCTTGACGGCAGGCAGAGAAAGATCCTCGAAGGCCGCCTGGAGCAGGGGGAAGACCCTGCCGGGGATTTGGATAACCGGAATATACAGCTTATAGGCAAGCTTCTCAAAATGAAGCCTGGAGAAGTCGTGACTCTTCAGCAGCTGGCAGACAGCCTCTATTTAAGCCCTCCCACTGTCAGCAATCTGCTGAAAGATATAAGGTCATGGTTTGAGGAACGGAACATAAAAATAACAGCCGTACGGAACAAAGGTATATGCCTGATAGGGAAGGAGTACAGCTTCCGGATTGCAATCAAGGACTATATGCTGGATATGCTGCCGGAAATCATGGAGGCGCTCTTTGGAACCTATGCACCGGGAGTGGATGCGGCCCGCATCCGGCGCATGGTCGTGGAAGCGGAAAACGCCTGGCGAATCGAGCTTGCCGACCATTCCTTTAAGATGGTATGGATCATGACCTGCCTCTCTGTTTCCCGAAAAGGTCTTGACGATGGACTTCTTTCCAGCAATATGCACGAGGAAAATATCCAGCGCTATAATGAATATTCCTTTGCCGAATCCATTTACCAGAGGATCGGAAGGGAATATCAGATTAACTTAACAGAGGATGATACCGTTCTACTGGCGGTGTTGCTGCTTTCGGCTAAAAAACTGAAAACTTTTACCGATGTCAGTGACGAAGATTATGCCATGCAGTATGATAAGAATCTGGAGCACTTTGTAAAACTGGTGATCGAAACCATTGGTGATCTGCTGGAAGCAGACATTTCCGGGGACCAGATGCTGTATGAAGGCCTGTTGATCCATATGAGGTCGGCCATATTCCGGATGAAGTATTCCACGGTTGCGGGAGACAGCATAAGCAAGTATGTTAAGAACGAATACAAGCAGACCTTTCTGTCTGCCTGGTCGACCAGCAGCTTGTTTGAGGAGTATTACGATGTACAGGTGACAGAGGATGAACTGGCAGGAATCGCACTTTATATCCAGGCTGCCATAATCCGCAGAAAAAAGGGGAGACCCCTGACCGCACTGCTGGTGAGCCAGAGGGGCATGGCTGCCTGCCAGCTTTCCATTGAGATGATTAAATACAGTATTCCTGAGATCACGGACATACAGGCGGTCAGCCGCCATGATTTTAAATTGTCCCTTCATCCGGAAACGGATATCATTATCAATGGATCCGGCCTGGATTTAGATGATTCCAGGGTGGTTACAGTGGAAGACCGTATAAGCGAAAAGGAAATTGAGATCATACGGCGGAAGGCCGCCCAGGTTTCCAGGCTAAGGAATAAACCGGATTTCCAGTTTAACAGCTTATGCCACCAGTTGTTTGAGGTCGATTTAATCCTGGTAAGGCCTCAGGTCAGGGATAAAGACCAGCTGATCACCATGATGGTGAAGAGGCTGGAAGAAAAGGGAGATGTGACTCAGAATTATCTGGAAAGTGTATTTGACAGGGAAAGGGCTACAACGACTAGTATCGGCAGAGGCATCGCTATTCCTCATGGAAACATGGCAGAGGTGAATGAAGCCCGCATTGTGGTGGCTATTTTAGATAAACCGGTCAAATGGCATGAGGATATGGTTGATACCATATTCCTTCTTGCAACAAAAATGACGTCAAAATTTGAGATAAAAAGGACAAAGCAGTTTTATAAAGATTTTCTGCTGCTTACAGAGAATGACGAGAATATGGAGGCAATGAAACGGTTGGAGTCATCTCTGGAAGTCTATCAGTATTTTATCAAGTAA
- a CDS encoding PTS sugar transporter subunit IIA, translating to MAVKEILDKRVIDLNMKAGNKDEVIRHLAGLLKKAGYVEDLEGYIKDVYLREEEGITGIGGHVAIPHGKSDFVDKVGIAVGRTEQMVEWESYDEEPADLFFLFAVPSDSEGSKDHLRLIAELAGKLGNETIMGKLQAASTYEDLLDAFS from the coding sequence ATGGCAGTAAAAGAGATTCTGGATAAGAGAGTCATTGATTTAAATATGAAAGCAGGTAATAAGGATGAGGTGATCCGCCATCTGGCAGGCCTCTTAAAGAAGGCGGGATACGTGGAGGATCTGGAAGGCTACATTAAGGATGTATATTTAAGGGAAGAGGAAGGAATCACAGGGATCGGAGGACATGTGGCCATTCCCCACGGTAAATCCGATTTTGTGGATAAGGTAGGGATTGCAGTGGGCAGAACGGAGCAGATGGTGGAATGGGAGTCCTACGATGAGGAGCCTGCGGACCTTTTCTTCCTGTTTGCAGTGCCCTCCGATAGTGAAGGTTCCAAAGACCATCTTCGCCTGATTGCAGAATTGGCGGGTAAGCTTGGAAATGAGACCATCATGGGAAAACTGCAGGCTGCGTCTACTTATGAAGATTTACTGGACGCATTTTCATAA
- a CDS encoding aldo/keto reductase → MEMREIGKSGIRTNALALGCWAIGGGEWWGANDDEMSVKTILRGLELGIHWIDTARVYGFGHSEEVIGQALKQTDRSRVILSTKCGLQWYDHGGEVHFTKEGNTVSRDLSPKAIRRDLELSLKTLGTDYIDVYYTHWQCKTYGKVPVAETMGELLRMKEEGKIRAIGASNVDLTVLKDYVAAGELDVIQEKLSILDRKAETDLLPFCEANGITLQTYSPIEQGLLAGKAPDDYIPAKGEVRDGKTWWKQENIRTANEMLAGWKDLTDKYRCSLANLCIKWNSMVSPNINVLCGARKLSQIEDTAKSMDIPMSQEDYLRMRRDADKAIGKQV, encoded by the coding sequence ATGGAAATGAGAGAGATAGGAAAATCTGGAATCAGGACCAATGCCCTTGCCCTGGGCTGCTGGGCAATCGGCGGCGGAGAATGGTGGGGAGCCAATGACGATGAAATGTCAGTGAAAACCATCTTAAGAGGACTGGAACTGGGGATCCACTGGATTGATACTGCCAGGGTTTACGGCTTTGGACATAGTGAGGAAGTCATCGGGCAGGCGTTAAAACAGACGGACCGCAGCCGTGTCATCCTTTCTACCAAATGCGGACTCCAGTGGTATGACCATGGCGGAGAGGTGCATTTTACAAAAGAAGGCAATACCGTGAGCAGGGATCTATCCCCCAAAGCCATACGGAGGGATTTGGAACTGAGCTTAAAAACCCTGGGAACGGATTATATTGATGTATATTACACGCACTGGCAATGCAAAACCTATGGGAAGGTACCAGTGGCTGAGACCATGGGAGAACTTTTAAGAATGAAGGAAGAGGGAAAGATCCGGGCCATCGGTGCTTCCAACGTGGATCTGACAGTTCTTAAGGACTATGTAGCCGCAGGAGAGCTGGATGTGATTCAGGAAAAATTAAGCATCCTGGACAGGAAAGCGGAAACAGACCTCCTTCCATTCTGCGAAGCAAACGGGATCACCCTTCAGACCTATTCCCCCATAGAACAGGGACTTCTTGCCGGGAAAGCCCCGGATGATTATATACCAGCAAAGGGAGAAGTCCGGGACGGAAAAACCTGGTGGAAGCAGGAGAATATCAGGACAGCAAATGAGATGCTGGCAGGCTGGAAGGACTTAACGGATAAGTACCGGTGCAGCCTTGCAAACCTGTGCATCAAGTGGAATTCCATGGTTTCTCCTAATATCAATGTGCTTTGCGGAGCCAGGAAACTGTCCCAGATCGAGGATACCGCAAAATCCATGGACATTCCTATGTCACAGGAGGACTATTTAAGGATGAGAAGGGATGCGGACAAGGCCATAGGAAAGCAGGTTTAG
- a CDS encoding RpiB/LacA/LacB family sugar-phosphate isomerase has protein sequence MKIALLNEFSQSPKNGIILKELKSVAEPMGYQVYNTAMEKPLSDQDVPEAYTKENPRLTYLHLGIQAALLLNSGAVDFVVTGCGTGQGALMSLNMYPGVVCGYCIEPTDAYLFLQINNGNALSLPFAKGFGWGAELNLNNIFTRAFGSPKGMGYPEDRKEAQNRNANLLFEVKKQVAKPLLEALKSLDPQMVKECMIPRFLDCFYEGCKDEEIKAFVDQMAAEANGN, from the coding sequence ATGAAAATTGCATTATTAAATGAATTCAGTCAGTCGCCTAAAAACGGGATTATATTAAAGGAGTTAAAATCAGTAGCAGAACCAATGGGGTATCAGGTATATAATACAGCTATGGAAAAACCCCTGTCAGACCAGGATGTGCCTGAGGCATACACCAAGGAAAATCCCAGGCTTACTTATTTGCATTTAGGCATTCAGGCAGCCCTTCTTTTAAATTCAGGAGCGGTTGATTTTGTAGTTACCGGATGCGGTACGGGACAGGGAGCATTGATGTCCTTAAATATGTATCCGGGAGTCGTGTGCGGCTACTGCATAGAGCCAACGGATGCCTATCTGTTTTTGCAGATCAATAACGGAAATGCTTTATCCCTTCCTTTTGCCAAGGGCTTTGGCTGGGGAGCGGAACTTAACTTAAATAATATTTTCACCAGGGCATTTGGTTCCCCAAAGGGAATGGGATACCCGGAAGACAGGAAAGAGGCGCAAAACAGGAATGCCAACCTTCTTTTTGAAGTAAAAAAACAGGTGGCAAAACCACTTTTGGAAGCTCTTAAATCCCTGGATCCCCAAATGGTAAAGGAATGCATGATTCCAAGATTTCTGGATTGCTTTTATGAGGGATGTAAGGATGAAGAAATCAAGGCTTTTGTGGACCAGATGGCCGCGGAAGCAAATGGAAATTAA
- a CDS encoding 6-phospho-beta-glucosidase: protein MNKKIKIVTIGGGSSYTPELMEGFIKRKDDLPIKEIWLVDIEAGKEKLEIVGNLAKRMVKAAGLDWEIHLTLDRREALKDADFVTTQFRVGLLDARIKDERIPLSHGILGQETNGAGGMFKAFRTIPVILDIVEDMKELCPDAWLVNFTNPSGMVTEAVMRYGNWNKVVGLCNVPILCRKIAAGALKENEENLFFRFGGLNHFHWHRVWDKAGGERTNEVLETAYTSVENMKNALKSFTSANSGVQNIPNISFLPEQILNLGIIPCMYHRYYYITDDMLKEELEAFAKGETRAELVKRTEAELFELYKDPNLSIKPPQLEKRGGAFYSDAACELINSIYNDKRTHMVVSTRNNGAISDLPDDVVVEVSSIITSGGPVPISWGSFEPSCRGLLQLMKDMELTTIKAAVTGDYGTAQQAFTINPLVPSGKIAKTVLDELLVAHKEHLPQFKETIDRLEAKNS from the coding sequence ATGAACAAGAAAATTAAAATTGTAACCATTGGAGGCGGTTCCAGTTACACTCCTGAATTAATGGAAGGGTTTATTAAGAGAAAAGACGACCTTCCCATAAAAGAAATCTGGCTGGTTGATATTGAAGCAGGAAAAGAAAAGCTTGAGATTGTCGGAAATTTGGCAAAGCGTATGGTGAAGGCAGCAGGACTTGACTGGGAGATCCACCTGACATTAGACCGGCGGGAAGCTCTTAAGGATGCAGATTTCGTCACGACTCAGTTTCGTGTCGGCCTGTTGGATGCACGTATCAAGGATGAAAGAATCCCATTATCCCACGGAATCCTGGGCCAGGAAACCAATGGCGCCGGAGGCATGTTCAAAGCGTTCCGTACCATTCCAGTTATTTTAGATATTGTAGAGGACATGAAAGAGTTGTGTCCCGATGCATGGCTTGTTAATTTTACAAATCCATCCGGCATGGTTACAGAAGCTGTTATGCGCTATGGCAACTGGAATAAGGTGGTAGGTCTATGCAATGTTCCCATTCTTTGCAGAAAGATTGCAGCAGGAGCTTTAAAGGAGAACGAGGAGAATCTGTTCTTCCGTTTTGGCGGCCTGAATCATTTTCACTGGCACAGGGTATGGGACAAAGCTGGCGGGGAAAGGACCAATGAGGTACTTGAAACGGCTTATACCAGTGTTGAAAATATGAAAAATGCGCTGAAAAGCTTTACAAGTGCAAATTCAGGAGTGCAGAACATTCCAAATATCTCGTTTTTACCGGAACAGATTTTAAATCTTGGAATTATTCCTTGTATGTACCACAGATATTATTATATTACAGATGACATGCTGAAGGAAGAATTGGAGGCCTTTGCAAAGGGTGAGACCCGCGCCGAACTTGTAAAACGTACGGAGGCTGAATTGTTTGAACTGTATAAGGATCCGAATCTGAGCATTAAACCGCCGCAGTTAGAAAAGCGGGGCGGAGCTTTTTATTCTGATGCTGCCTGCGAATTAATTAATTCTATCTATAATGATAAGCGTACTCACATGGTAGTCAGCACGAGAAATAATGGAGCTATTTCAGATCTGCCCGATGACGTGGTAGTGGAAGTAAGCAGCATCATAACATCAGGCGGCCCGGTTCCGATCTCCTGGGGTTCCTTTGAACCTTCCTGCAGAGGACTGCTGCAGTTAATGAAAGATATGGAATTAACTACCATTAAGGCAGCGGTAACCGGTGATTACGGAACTGCCCAACAGGCATTTACCATAAATCCTCTGGTTCCCAGCGGCAAAATTGCCAAGACGGTTTTGGATGAATTATTAGTCGCTCATAAGGAGCATTTACCTCAGTTTAAAGAGACGATTGATCGTTTGGAAGCTAAGAACAGCTAA
- a CDS encoding MurR/RpiR family transcriptional regulator: protein MMMFSNQVLNQFSELDYEVYNFILKNNEKIPYMTIREFANEAHVSTTTITRFCRKVNCNGFSEFKIRYKMEKEGTKTIKQGFDSSSILDFFQRIETESFHEQLKSIANIIAEKKQIIFLGIGNSGIIAEYASRYFCNIGIFATGINNPMFPINLEFPKESIIIILSVEGETDILIENSEIIKQCNSTVVSITNSKSSTLAKISDYNISYYIQRERTVYKKMKVDITSQLPAVYIVEALAKLAVQRKQG from the coding sequence ATGATGATGTTTTCCAATCAGGTACTGAACCAGTTTAGTGAACTTGATTATGAGGTTTATAATTTCATATTGAAAAACAATGAGAAGATTCCTTATATGACCATTCGGGAATTTGCAAACGAGGCCCATGTTTCCACAACGACCATTACCCGGTTCTGCAGGAAAGTAAACTGCAATGGATTTTCCGAGTTTAAGATCAGATATAAGATGGAGAAGGAGGGTACAAAGACAATTAAACAGGGATTCGATTCCAGCTCTATTTTAGATTTTTTCCAAAGGATCGAGACAGAATCTTTTCATGAACAGCTTAAGTCTATCGCCAATATTATCGCAGAAAAGAAACAGATCATTTTTCTGGGAATAGGCAATTCAGGAATTATTGCAGAGTATGCCAGCCGGTATTTCTGTAATATCGGGATATTTGCCACAGGGATAAATAATCCCATGTTTCCAATTAATCTGGAGTTTCCAAAGGAAAGCATTATTATCATTCTTTCCGTGGAGGGAGAAACGGACATACTCATTGAGAATTCAGAGATCATTAAGCAGTGCAACAGTACGGTAGTATCGATTACCAACAGTAAAAGCAGTACATTGGCCAAGATTTCTGATTACAATATCTCTTATTATATCCAGAGAGAGCGGACGGTCTATAAGAAGATGAAGGTGGATATAACCTCCCAGTTGCCGGCTGTATATATTGTAGAGGCTTTGGCAAAGTTGGCGGTGCAGAGAAAACAGGGTTAA
- a CDS encoding MarR family winged helix-turn-helix transcriptional regulator — protein sequence MKDGQEEYIKKFKTELAMMMGRKQSLHRNCIPEGVTRSEFFALHQIWTGMNENPEKKGIHVSDLAKRMNIALSATSRMLNSLEERGLIYREIDPKSRRNICVSLTENGEKLWKKCSGGMSDLLERVVIGMGEEDACKLIELWKKFTELMEKEVDLLMKEKDM from the coding sequence GTGAAGGATGGACAGGAAGAGTACATAAAGAAGTTTAAAACGGAATTAGCGATGATGATGGGAAGAAAGCAAAGCCTCCATAGAAACTGTATTCCGGAAGGCGTCACGCGCAGCGAATTCTTTGCACTGCATCAAATATGGACCGGTATGAATGAGAATCCGGAAAAGAAGGGGATTCATGTATCTGATTTGGCCAAGAGGATGAATATTGCATTGTCAGCAACATCCCGGATGCTGAATTCACTGGAGGAAAGGGGCTTGATATACAGAGAAATAGATCCCAAAAGCCGCAGAAATATCTGTGTTTCCTTAACGGAAAATGGAGAAAAACTATGGAAGAAGTGCTCGGGAGGTATGAGTGACCTTCTGGAGCGGGTAGTTATTGGAATGGGAGAAGAGGATGCATGTAAATTAATTGAATTATGGAAAAAGTTTACAGAACTAATGGAAAAAGAAGTGGATTTACTGATGAAAGAAAAGGATATGTGA